One window of Pelmatolapia mariae isolate MD_Pm_ZW linkage group LG18, Pm_UMD_F_2, whole genome shotgun sequence genomic DNA carries:
- the dars2 gene encoding aspartate--tRNA ligase, mitochondrial yields the protein MATKGRMMLRSVFTGLRAHAVWYQSSASTPSQGRLLWRSQLRHLSCSFGLCGAAPPSTGPSSLSFRSHTCGELRSDDVGKKVTLCGWVQYLRQDLFVILRDFSGLTQILIPQESPSTLKATLCNLTPESVIKVTGTVRNRPVGQENQGMPTGEIEVLAENVEVFNVCQKLPFEIKDFVKKSESLRMQYRYLDLRSSQMQKNLRLRSQLVMKMREYLCNVHGFVDVETPTLFKRTPGGAKEFVVPSREPGLFYSLPQSPQQFKQLLMVAGVDRYFQIARCYRDEGSKPDRQPEFTQVDIEMSFVDQAGIMSLVEGLLQYSWPAERGPLKAPFQTLTYEEAMRDYGVDKPDTRFNMKLIDLSQIFLSTEIEFLQSALGQPGGSVRAVCVPSGAKLFTGKDLEELKQIAKTQFGQELSLVLVRADGTLKSPLKKLLSSSVTDELLKWTEAKPGDLLLIAAGSHHTVCPLLGHLRLQCAKLLESHGVVVRDPSAFHFLWVVDFPLFLPKEDDPEELESAHHPFTAPVPEDTQLLYTDPHKVRGQHYDLVLNGCEIGGGSIRIHKASEQLHVLKNVLKEDPGLLSHLLEALDSGAPPHGGIALGLDRLVSIIVGAPSIRDVIAFPKSFRGHDLMSRAPDLVSEEDLKCYHISVKWPAEQGREGK from the exons ATGGCAACAAAAGGCAGGATGATGTTGCGGAGTGTGTTCACAGGACTCAGAGCTCATGCTGTCTGGTATCAGAGCTCAGCTTCGACTCCCAGTCAAGGTCGGCTGCTGTGGAGATCTCAGCTCAGACATCTGAGCTGCTCATTCGGACTCTGCGGGGCTGCTCCGCCCTCCACAG GTCCCAGCAGTCTGTCGTTCAGGAGTCACACCTGTGGAGAACTGCGATCAGATGACGTGGGGAAGAAAGTCACTCTGTGTGGCTGGGTCCAGTATCTCAG GCAGGACCTGTTCGTCATCCTGCGAGACTTCAGCGGCTTGACACAAATTCTAATTCCTCAGGAA TCTCCGAGTACTTTGAAAGCCACGTTGTGCAATCTGACGCCCGAGTCTGTCATCAAGGTTACAGGAACAGTCAGGAACCGACCAGTGGGGCAGGAGAACCAG GGGATGCCGACAGGAGAGATCGAAGTCCTGGCAGAGAATGTGGAGGTCTTCAATGTGTGCCAGAAGCTGCCGTTTGAGATAAAAGACTTTGTCAAA AAGTCCGAGTCATTGCGGATGCAGTATCGCTACCTGGACCTGAGGTCATCACAGATGCAGAAGAACCTAAGACTGAGATCTCAGCTGGTGATGAAGATGAGGGAGTATCTCTGTAATGTGCACG GCTTTGTGGATGTGGAAACTCCCACTCTGTTCAAAAGGACACCAGGG ggAGCCAAAGAGTTTGTGGTTCCCTCCAGAGAGCCAGGATTATTTTACTCTTTACCCCAGAGTCCACAGCAGTTTAAGCAGCTTCTCATGGTGGCTGGTGTAGACAG GTACTTTCAGATAGCCCGGTGCTACAGAGATGAAGGCTCCAAACCAGACAGGCAGCCTGAATTCACCCAG GTGGACATAGAGATGTCTTTTGTGGACCAGGCAGGCATCATGTCACTGGTGGAGGGTTTGCTGCAGTACTCTTGGCCTGCAGAACGTGGTCCTCTTAAGGCTCCTTTCCAAACTCTGACATATGAAGAGGCCATGAGGGACTACGGTGTGGACAAACCCGACACCAGATTCAACATGAAG CTAATAGACCTCAGTCAGATCTTCCTTTCCACGGAAATTGAATTCCTCCAATCAGCTCTTGGCCAACCAGGAGGCTCCGTTCGGGCCGTCTGTGTCCCCAGTGGAGCA AAACTTTTCACTGGGAAGGATTTGGAAGAACTGAAACAAATAGCCAAGACTCAGTTTGGACAG GAGCTGAGCCTGGTGCTGGTCAGAGCAGACGGGACATTGAAGTCTCCCCTGAAGAAGCTGCTGTCTTCGTCTGTCACAGACGAGCTGCTGAAGTGGACTGAAGCCAAGCCAGGAGACCTGCTTCTGATAGCAGCAGGCTCCCACCACACTGTT TGCCCGTTGCTGGGTCATCTTCGCCTGCAGTGTGCAAAGCTCCTGGAGTCTCATGGTGTGGTAGTGCGTGACCCCTCAGCCTTCCACTTCCTGTGGGTCGTGGACTTTCCTCTCTTCTTGCCCAAAGAAGATGATCCAGAGGAGCTGGAATCAGCTCATCATCCATTTACTGCACCAGTGCCAGAGGACACACAGTTACTCTACACTGATCCACACAAG GTTCGTGGTCAGCACTATGACCTGGTGTTAAATGGCTGTGAGATCGGAGGAGGCTCCATTCGCATCCACAAAGCCTCAGAGCAGCTTCATGTACTGAAGAATGTCCTTAAG GAGGACCCCGGTCTTCTCTCCCACCTCCTCGAGGCCTTGGATTCAGGAGCACCGCCTCATGGAGGCATTGCTCTGG GTTTGGATCGACTGGTCTCAATAATAGTCGGAGCTCCCAGCATCCGCGACGTAATCGCCTTTCCCAAGTCATTCCGCGGTCATGACCTCATGAGCCGTGCACCCGACTTGGTGTCTGAAGAGGACCTGAAGTGTTACCACATTTCTGTTAAATGGCCAGCAGAGCAAGGAAGAGAGGGAAAGTGA
- the bpnt2 gene encoding inositol monophosphatase 3: MLLFGEKTSPFLLFSAVVTTVSLKMVFKGIVAMAPMGIRLSPLGVAVFCLLGVGVIYHLYSGVISSRLAAFRSQTPLSTQQRRTVDLRDLLAVSVEAAELGGKEVKQVREENVLQEKSKGKTKEGANDPLTMGDLQSHRKMFYLLKNTFPELTVNSEEHDNMEDNSIQWSQNIPGTISEEFKGSSDIPVESITVWIDPLDATQEYTENLVKYVTTMVCVAVDGKPVIGVVHQPFAGFTAWAVVGHGSNVNRRSSYNASPKKVIVSRSHSGKVKNYIQNAFGNSTKIIEAGGAGYKVLSLLDTHSSETSLTEEADVYVHTTVIKKWDICAGAALLTQLGGQMTTLKGENIDYRGTPVNEGGLVASVGIDHEALLKRLPGNTDNDKQ; the protein is encoded by the exons ATGCTATTGTTTGGGGAAAAGACTTCTCCTTTTCTCCTGTTCTCTGCTGTAGTGACAACTGTCTCCCTTAAGATGGTCTTTAAGGGCATTGTCG CCATGGCTCCGATGGGTATCCGGTTGTCACCGCTCGGTGTGGCGGTGTTCTGTCTCCTTGGAGTCGGTGTCATCTACCACCTGTATTCCGGGGTCATCTCCAGCCGCCTGGCTGCCTTCAGGTCCCAGACTCCCCTCTCAACACA GCAGAGAAGAACAGTGGATTTGAGGGACCTGTTGGCTGTCTCAGTGGAGGCAGCAGAACTAGGTGGCAAAGAG GTAAAGCAGGTGCGTGAAGAAAATGTCCTGCAGGAGAAATCAAAGGGCAAAACAAAGGAAGGAGCTAACGATCCACTCACTATGGGCGACCTGCAGTCTCACAGAAAGATGTTTTACCTACTGAAGAACACATTCCCTGAACTTACG gtgAACAGTGAAGAACACGACAACATGGAGGATAATTCAATACAATGGAGCCAGAACATTCCAGGTACAATAAGTGAGGAATTTAAGGGGAGCAGTGACATTCCTGTCGAGAGCATTACTGTGTGGATCGATCCCCTAGACGCGACACAGGAATATACAG AGAATCTGGTGAAATATGTGACCACCATGGTGTGTGTGGCTGTAGATGGTAAACCTGTGATTGGAGTTGTACACCAGCCTTTTGCTGGCTTCACTG CCTGGGCAGTCGTAGGTCATGGATCAAATGTGAATCGCCGCTCATCCTACAACGCCAGCCCTAAGAAAGTGATAGTATCACGTTCTCACTCTGGAAAAGTTAAAAATTATATTCAGAATGCTTTTGGAAACAGCACAAAAATCATAGAAGCAGGTGGAGCAG GATACAAAGTACTGTCACTGCTGGACACACATTCAAGTGAGACAAGCCTTACAGAGGAGGCAGATGTTTATGTCCACACCACCGTTATTAAGAAGTGGGACATCTGTGCTGGTGCTGCACTACTGACTCAACTGG GGGGCCAAATGACAACTCTAAAGGGAGAGAACATCGACTACAGAGGAACTCCAGTAAATGAAGGAGGACTGGTGGCCAGTGTAGGTATAGATCACGAGGCCTTACTGAAAAGACTACCAGGTAACACAGACAATGACAAGcagtga